The DNA region caGGAAAGATCACCTGGAAGATATGATCAATGTGTAACAGTGTAAGTGGGTTAGGACTTAGGACTTAGGAGACACCAGACATGTCCCAGATTGAGATAAAGATTGGTCAAAACCGAGATATTGGTCTTGAAGATGATGGTACAAGTACAACAAGGGATATTTTCACATTTAAGGTGAAAGCGTATGAGCCATATTCCCAGTGTTCTTGATCCAATTCCAAATGAAAGATAATACAAGGGCTTTGAGAGCCATATAACAAAaccgaaaagaaaaagaaaaaatcggaAATGCCCGAACCAGTATGTATGTATGTCTTCCAAAGTCTTGTTCATCAGTCATATAGACCTTCTTGTTCCCATATGTCCACTAGGAAATCCACCATTTCCTGTTCACAGCAGGAAATCTGAATATAAATTGACTGAGATTTTCCCCCAACTTCTTGCATTCTGGAATTAGATTACTTACGGTGAGAGGAATGGGTTGGGGAAATAACTTGTTGCTGCCAAGCAAGTTATCATATGATGCTGCGTTCCAACTgcaaatgataaatattataacattGTCAGACTTAACCTTAGCTTTTGAGGAAAACAGTGTGTAATGGAGCCACTCACTTTAACTTGGCTCCGTGATTGCGATCCGGTGGGTTGGTGGGTTTTTCCTTGCCCACCCAACGCTCACGTGTCTGATTCCAAAGAAGAAGACCTGCAAAACACACATACCCACTACATATATGACCATCACAGAGCACTAGCTACTAGACCATAACGCGAGTCAGTAAAGAAAGTACCTTGATTTACAAATTCAGGAGGAGCATTAGTGTTCCTGGCACCAGAATGAGAATCAAAAGTCTGGTT from Camelina sativa cultivar DH55 chromosome 3, Cs, whole genome shotgun sequence includes:
- the LOC104774109 gene encoding uncharacterized protein LOC104774109 isoform X2 gives rise to the protein MDNSTFPSQGSLSSNQTFDSHSGARNTNAPPEFVNQGLLLWNQTRERWVGKEKPTNPPDRNHGAKLNWNAASYDNLLGSNKLFPQPIPLTEMVDFLVDIWEQEGLYD
- the LOC104774109 gene encoding uncharacterized protein LOC104774109 isoform X1 yields the protein MGGCVACYREHRSTAAATLKDPPSNPIARPIKKPSVSEDFWSTSTVDMDNSTFPSQGSLSSNQTFDSHSGARNTNAPPEFVNQGLLLWNQTRERWVGKEKPTNPPDRNHGAKLNWNAASYDNLLGSNKLFPQPIPLTEMVDFLVDIWEQEGLYD